One stretch of Xanthomonas sp. DAR 35659 DNA includes these proteins:
- a CDS encoding LysR family transcriptional regulator: MDTLDAMRVFVTVVDRNGFNAAAEALGMSTASVTRQVAWLEKRLGLRLLNRTTRRVSPSSVGTAYYQRCQVLLAEFDDMEAAVGEQALTPSGTLRINAPFSFAIARLGPRLAGYRARHPQVALDLSLSDRLVDIVEEGYDMAIRITRQVTPTLIARKLGEVQAYLCAAPAYLERAGTPRLAADIAGHEFLNYSYSPLGDELALQGPDGETRVRIQGGLRANSGDVLREAAVAGMGIVLQPDFIAEKELEDGRLVRVLPDHQLAPIGVYAVYANRSHLAPKVRSFIDYLVEVGIEREMRGDAAP; this comes from the coding sequence ATGGATACGCTGGACGCGATGCGTGTGTTCGTCACCGTGGTCGATCGCAACGGCTTCAACGCCGCCGCCGAGGCGCTGGGCATGTCCACCGCCAGCGTCACCCGGCAAGTGGCGTGGCTGGAAAAGCGGCTCGGCCTGCGCCTGCTCAACCGCACCACCCGCCGGGTCAGCCCGAGCAGCGTCGGCACCGCCTACTACCAGCGCTGCCAGGTGCTGCTGGCCGAGTTCGACGACATGGAGGCGGCGGTCGGCGAACAGGCGCTGACGCCCTCGGGCACCCTGCGCATCAACGCCCCCTTCAGCTTCGCCATCGCCCGGCTGGGACCGCGCCTGGCCGGCTACCGGGCACGCCATCCGCAGGTGGCGCTGGACCTGTCGCTGTCGGACCGGCTGGTGGACATCGTCGAGGAAGGCTACGACATGGCGATCCGCATCACCCGCCAGGTCACCCCGACCCTGATCGCGCGCAAGCTCGGCGAGGTGCAGGCGTATCTGTGCGCGGCGCCGGCCTACCTGGAACGCGCCGGCACGCCGCGCCTGGCCGCCGACATTGCCGGGCACGAATTCCTGAACTACAGCTATTCGCCGCTGGGCGACGAACTCGCCCTGCAAGGTCCCGACGGCGAGACCCGGGTGCGCATCCAGGGCGGGTTGCGCGCCAACAGCGGCGACGTGCTGCGCGAGGCCGCCGTCGCCGGCATGGGCATCGTCCTGCAGCCGGACTTCATCGCGGAGAAGGAACTGGAGGACGGGCGCCTGGTGCGCGTGCTGCCCGACCACCAACTCGCCCCGATCGGCGTCTACGCGGTCTATGCCAACCGCAGCCACCTGGCGCCGAAGGTGCGCAGCTTCATCGACTACCTGGTCGAAGTCGGCATCGAGCGCGAGATGCGGGGCGACGCGGCCCCCTGA
- a CDS encoding flavodoxin family protein — MSKIAIVYFSGYGHTVKQAEAVHAGAASVGEATLYRIDEDGNLPEDAWDAIGQADAIIYGSPTYMGGPAWQFKKFADASSKPWFAQAWKDKVAAGFTNSASVNGDKFSTIEYFWTLSQQHGQIWIGTGLPPANTKAHGPADVNWTAGFAGALAISPSDASPDEAPRAGDLETARLLGKRVAEYAAKLKG; from the coding sequence ATGAGCAAGATCGCGATCGTCTACTTCAGCGGCTACGGCCATACCGTCAAGCAGGCCGAGGCGGTGCACGCCGGCGCCGCCAGCGTCGGCGAGGCCACGCTGTACCGCATCGACGAGGACGGCAATCTGCCCGAAGACGCCTGGGACGCCATCGGCCAGGCCGATGCGATCATCTACGGCAGCCCGACCTACATGGGCGGCCCGGCCTGGCAGTTCAAGAAGTTCGCCGACGCCAGTTCCAAGCCGTGGTTCGCGCAGGCCTGGAAGGACAAGGTCGCCGCCGGCTTCACCAACTCCGCGTCGGTCAATGGCGACAAGTTCTCCACCATCGAATACTTCTGGACCCTGTCGCAGCAGCACGGCCAGATCTGGATCGGCACCGGCCTGCCGCCGGCCAACACCAAGGCGCACGGCCCGGCCGACGTGAACTGGACCGCCGGTTTCGCCGGCGCGCTGGCGATCTCGCCGTCGGATGCGTCGCCGGACGAAGCGCCGCGTGCCGGCGACCTGGAAACCGCGCGCCTGCTCGGCAAG